Within Lolium rigidum isolate FL_2022 chromosome 5, APGP_CSIRO_Lrig_0.1, whole genome shotgun sequence, the genomic segment ggacgcgccggacaaaattcgggtttggggaacgcggctggaacggttttttggtccggcgcgccccaagttgctttgggggacgctttgggggacacggctggagatgctctaagttgcaACTCATGACTTGCAAACTAACGTTCTAGAAATCGACTGAGAATTAAGCCAATTCCAAGTTAATTAAGAATTACAAAATCCATTTTATATCTAGCGAAAGTCAAAGCAACATTTCATCAAACTAAATGAAAAAACAAGCGTGATATTTTGCATGCAAATCATAGATTCACAAGTGCATTCAGGAACATAAGAACTTTATTACCAATATATTATAACACGTTACAAATTAATAACTTCAATATCATTACAATACCAATTGTAACAAGTTACCAATTAGAAACTTTCATACCAATACAATGGCAACTTCATAAATCCTCGGATGGCAACTTTAAAGGCGATTTTCTTGTTGAAACATATGGGGTATAGTATTGAAGCTTTCATTGAAACAGACATGACTATGAAGACATATCGTAAATAGGGTTCATGTTTTGAGAGCTAATCATTTTGAATTCTCAAGTTATAAGAATCTCTTTCTACATGCACACAAATATCTCATATTTTTTCTTAGTACATCGTCGCACTCTAAAACCTACACGGACAATCACGTGGTAATCTTGTTCTTTTATTTCCATTCCATGTGTTTTAGGGAACATTTCGTGCATGCCATAGATTTGTTTATAATGGTCATATTGTGATATTTTATTTCTCTTAATATAGATTAGGATATATGTTCAAGTTTATATCCTTTCAAGATGTACATATAATTTTGTTGCAATAGATCATTTGTTCATATAACCTAGATATATTGAGCTAGAGATTCACAAAATCACCAGAAACACTTTGCTTATTATAGAAGTGATTCACATATAATAATCTCTACATTGATAGGACTAGAAGAATGATTTATTTCTCCTTAGAGTTCCATTTTTTCTTATGTTGTTATACCATGTGAGTGCCTTGCTTGACGATGATGGGGAAAGAAGGAGTGCCAAAGCCTAGTTTAGTAGAAAACAACCACCCTTGCCTCCGGGGCTTACACTTGGGTATTACCAGGATACACAAATTTCAAATATTTCTCGTAGAACACCATGCGAAGCAGAATTTTGAGGTTCATAATTCGACGTTCTTACTTGGATTTGCACTTAGGTGTAACTATTTTAGAGCTCTTATTATGTAGTAACTGCAATTACTTCCAGGACAAATTCAACCAGCTTCGGAGCTACGATGCACCATTGACGTGCTACACCAGGGTCCAGGCGAATAATACATGCTTAATTACAAGAGACCTTGGATCATGTCCTCCCCCAAAACTAAAAATTCTAGCCTCACAAGAGAGGCCACCCCACCTTGACCAACCGTGCTCTCTACTCCCAAAATTGATGCGAAACTAAACCCGACAAATCTCACTCTCACCCATTGGTCATCTATTAATAAACCACCCTCACAACTATGATCAACACTGTAAGTCCACGCAGATTTCTATTCAGACACCTGGGTTTTGATATGCTATGCAATTCGGAGTATGTTGTCCTGCCACGGCCCTATTACACCATAGACAGGCTACTCTCACGCCCGAGATTAACCAAAACACATATGTAACATAAACATGTGACCCCTCCTATCCTATTAAGAAAGATGACCCATGACCTCTTATGAATAGTGTTGCTTTATAATAGCTTATGGACGTGCCGACACATTAGTTTAGGAGCTATGTGGGACAATAAGGATCGGAGCGTTGGTTTCGCTGGCCCAAGATCGTGTAAGACCTAGCATATGGACACACTCACAATCTTGCTCATGCTTATCTATAAACATGGGCAGGCATCTGTGTCTCCTAGCAGTGCAGTGCACGGTGAGCTATAGCTTGTATACCCTTCAACCTTATAATACTAGAAAGCTTTACATGTCGCACAGGTGTAGTTTAAGGTTTAACTTCGTCTATGAATTCACCAACAAAACATGGGTCATGCGCTAAAAAATTCTAGCTACAGACCATTGCGATTGTATTCATAAAAGCTTTGCAATGGCCCAATTTTCATGCCGTATATAATAGAGGAGGCTGCTTACCAAAAATATCGACCACACGATCAGGTAAATATAAACAATTAAATGAAAGCAATTCAACTAGAGATAGCTTAGTCTCCGTGTTGTAGTATACTACATCTACTTCTTGGTCGAAGAAACTGGCAAATTCTAAGGGAGGATGTGTGTTTGATCCTAATCCAAGCGCCGCCTCAGTGACTAAGCCAATAAAGTCTCCGTGTTCAATATTCTTTTACTATAAATATAAGGAAGATGATCAACAGACGAGAAACTGCACTAAGTACCTAGCATACAAAGCTAAGGGTGAGAGTATGACTTTCGACTCAGCTACACTTGTGTTAAATGTTGTAGACATTTTTTTGGTCGACACTCCTAACAGTACTTGGGTACATAATAGTGGATCAGTTACTAACATATGCAACTTGATGCAAGAACTGATAAGGTCTAGGAGCATGGCGAGAGATGAGGCTGACATTCGAGTCGACAACAAAGAAAGAGCCACCACGTTAGCAGTCGGCACAATTCAAATTCATTACCTACAGTTATACCTATGTAATTTATTTGCTCCGCGTGTCATACGCGTATCAAGTTCCCTTAATTGCATCAACTAAGCAGAGCGAGTTAATAATAATTGTGAATAGTTAATTATCGAGGAAGGGTCTAGCTAGAGACACATATATCATGCTCCATATATGTGAAAGCAAATGAAGCTATTAACTATTGAGGAAGGTTAGAGGAAAAAGTCATGCACAGTGCACGTTAATATCAGGATGACATGGTTGACGAATAAATTAATTCTATATACATGTTAGCTAAGATATGAGCATCTCAGATGTCAAATAATGATCCTCGTTAGTTCTCTCGCATCGACCGGCTAGCCGGTGCCGAGCACTGCCATTGTCGCCGACGCGCATGGTTATGTGAGGTGTGTGCACGACTATGTAGTAGAATGTTAACGACACTTATCTATATGTCTACGATAGTATGAGAGGGCAAAATTATGTGACAATTGACTGATGGATACATATGTGGTCCTTGTTCAGCAAGATTTGAGGTCGTCTTCTTTTGTGGTTCTTGTGGTGCAGATTGGTCCAGGTCGAACCAGAAGAACTTGTTCACAGAGATATAGTAGAAGGTAATcatgcaaaaaataaaaaaagatagAGGGAAACTAACAAGGCAACAACAACACTAAAATCAGAATGAAGAAACAGTCAAAGATTGATTGTACCGGAATGGATGGAATAATTCAGTCAACCAAAGAATTTGTAGAATTGTAAAGATATGGCTAATTAAGCGGCAGTGATCCATCACTGCGTATGCACAAATGGCATGCACGAGTCATACAAGCATCGTCAACGGCGGCATGAACATTGCCCATCTTCATTAGCATCAGTAAAATTGTATCCTTTAGTTAGTAGATTAATTAGTTTAAGCACGATAGGTTCAAATGCCTCAATTATAAATAGACTAGGAGGGTCAAATGCTACCACCTCATGTACCTCGCAAAAAAAGCTAGCTCATGACAAGCCTGACCGATCGAAGAAATAACACTATATGAATCGAGCtagacgccgacggcagccctcggcgtatcgcctcggcgtccaggtccctcggcACATGGCAccatgccgtcggcgtaggcgcGGCTGTCGGCGTACGCGCTGACGGTGCTCGTTcacccgtgggacctacatatgccatctacgaattttttaaaaatagaaccattttgaCATAATTcacactagtaaataaataatagaaacataatataaagtaatatgagagagaaaaaataaagaaaaaaaacgcTATATGCCgactgccgagggtggccgtcggcataggaggggcatgccctatgccgagggtgcccCTCGGCGTCTGGctgacgccgtgagcgggcgGTGACGGTGCGGGCTGGAGCAGGGGCGATGCCGgtactacgccgagggccaggtagacgccgacggctgccctcggcgtatccACCTCTACGCCGACTGTAAGTATACGCCGACGGTCGGCGTTCggagctgccccggcgaggccgtacgccgacggccccgacatttggccgtcggcgtacgactctggccgtcggcatatattgccattcctgtagtgtaacAAGATAAAAAAAATTTACAGGATATGAAAGAAAAACATAGTACAATGTCATGTTTATTCCTATCATACATGCTTTTATTTGCACCAAAGTTTGTTTAATGCGGCATAgggaaaacaaaatatttttacCAAGAGAATTTATTAGATATTAAATTCTTTATGTAGCCTACTCCCACGTCCCCGGTTCACAGGGCTCATATGATTTTGCATCATGACCAATGCAAAAATTTAATTGGACGTTAAAACTCTGGCCAACGCTTACCTCTCTCCAATCAGGTATACTCTCTATTTAATAGGAATGCTAACAGTCTTGTGCTAAACCGGAATAGACCTACCACGTTGCATGGAATCCAATCTCACGCGAGCTGTGCAGGCATGCATAGGCCAGTTTTGTTTCTTCTTTGGTTTCCCACCCCACCCGCATGCACTAGCTTGTTTTAGTCAGctaaaaaaggagaaaaaaagatGGAAAGTAATTAGAGGGGGTTACTACTTCTAATTAAATGCATGCATGCCTTAGTAGAAAGGTATTATGAGACAAATATTTTTTCAGATTAGGCCTGAAccagacggagggagtaggaaatatgatttttttttctccAAATGGGGAACAATCTCGAAGGATGGAAAACTTACATTAGTAACCGTAGGCGGAGTTACAATTTACAAGGACTTCAAAGAAAAAGAACGTTACaaccatgtcatgatagttcgcgTAGAGAACCTTAGACCTAATTTACACAATGCAACAAGTCATGTTCCATTTTCACCAAGCTTCAGCCTAGGCACGTACATTCGGGGAACAAGCCACTTGAGGCACAACAACGGGAGCAAAAACATTCCTGATCTTAAGGGCCTTAGACATGGCACTTCGGCCTGGAGGTTGTAGACCTTTCGGGGCAATCAGATGGCAGCAACAAGGGGAGCAGCTACTTTTCAGCCATGATAGTCGACAACGGATTCGCTTTCGAGAAATCGCCCCCAGGCACCGAAGCCACTTCCCCACCAGACTCCAAACTTGTAGATGTAGAGTTACTCTGCTTcttcccctcgccaccaaggccagtTGGAAAGAACTTCACAACACCACACCACATAATGAGAAGGTGGTCAGAACCACCACTATTTGAGGGCCTTCTGGCCTCTGTAACTCTTCCGCCAACCTTTACCTGAGGAGCTCGCCACGGAAACTTGAGGACGGCCAACCAGTATCGGGCGGCAGCACTAGAAGGAGCAAGCCCAAACCCCAAAGGTCTTTCTTCTCTAGCTTCGCAAGATGCCGCACGTACTGCAATTCTCCTCTCCCTCAACACAATGGCTAGCCACGAGAAGAAGCACATAGGCAAAACTCCAGGGTGACGGATCCCGCTATGAAATGTCTCCTTGTCACATCAGACTCCAACCGATGGAGCAATGCAGCAAGAAAGACCACTGAGTAGCGCCAGATCTGGCTGAGGGAGACCCATGTTTTACTCCAAAAGTTCAAATAAAGGGCATAAAGCCTACTAGCAGGATCACGCCGAACACCAGGAAAGCAAGAGAAACTATAAGCCTAACCCTACTACTATATCTACTTGGGGAGCCAATCACCTAAGTAGCTGAGCCTCCGGAGAGAAAGAGGGAGATGGGCAGAGACGGAGCTCTCGAGAAGCTTAGCGGCCACCTATCTATATTGATTTCTTGATTATTCATATACGAGTATGATTCAATTTTACGGATCAAACAACTCACATATGGATATTTTCTAAGGATATCAATTCTCTAAAATTCGTACAAAAACCCATTGCATCAAAGAGGCTCTATGAATGCGACCATCAAAATTTTCTCCACAAAAAAGAAATGTAGAAGAAGGAAAAGGAACAAACAGCCTTCTTACACCAAAAATCAACATACAAATGAAATGTCTATATGAACAACTTGAAACCGAAAGAAGATTTTTTCTAAAAGAATCTGAAACCGATGAAAATACGTCCTTTACACATTGCCCATCATCATGACCATGAACTCATCGAAGGAGAGGACGCCATCGCCATTGAGGTCGAACCTGCAGATCATGGCCCGGCACTCCTCCAACTCCATTTTCTCTGTCGACGACTCCAACAGCTTGTCCAACATCCGCATCAGGCTCGCTGGTGTGATCCTCGCGCCCTCATCACCGCCCTCCGTCGCATACATCGCGAACGCCTCCTTCAGGCACCGGCGCCTcacctcgtcgtcgtcggcctcgtccccggcgacgccctccgcTCCTNNNNNNNNNNNNNNNNNNNNNNNNNNNNNNNNNNNNNNNNNNNNNNNNNNNNNNNNNNNNNNNNNNNNNNNNNNNNNNNNNNNNNNNNNNNNNNNNNNNNCTCCTTCTTGCGAGGCGGTGGCACCTAGCCTAGAGAACTCCTCCTGGTCCAGCAGCCCGTCGCCGTCGGCGTCCACCGTAGCTAGGAtcgccgcggcctcctcctcgGAGACTTCCTCGCCCAGCGCCGCCGTCATGCTGCCGCGAAGCTCATCGGCTGATACCTTGCCGTCGCCGTCCTTGTCAAAGGCGGCGAACACCGACGATGCCTGCACCACGGCCGCGGTTGCCATCGGTGAATGCTCAATCTTGCCTGCTGCTCTAGCTTCTCTGTAACCTCCGTGTGCTATGCGGGTAAATTGCTGACAATTTTGCGTGGCATGTGGGTGCGCTATATATAGGTACGGCTTTGTACGGTAAACGGGATTAGGAAGCTTCCCTAACCTGCCCGTGGCAACACGTCAGCATACATCGTGCATCCTTCATTCCCCTGCATTAATTATTAAGTATTATCAGCGCCCGAAGTAAGCTTTAGTTTCTCTGTCATTCGATGTCATTGTGCAGAACATCAATCTTAATTTATTTATGCGGAAAACAAACTTTCTTTGTTCTCTAAACTATTGGCAGAGATGGACGACATAGCATCCAAGTCATCCAAAAAAGATACGAACTtaaaataattaggaaaaccaAGAAAACCAATTACTCCCTTCGATTTGTATTCTAGAAAAAAATTACTCCCTTTCATTCATAAATATTATTTGCCACTAGTATGGATGTAcctacaactaaaatatgtctagatacatctatattagtggcaactaatatgggTCGGATGGAGTACATTCTTTTGGGATTTTTTGGACACATATTTTTCAGTCGCTAAAAATTACAGGGATCTGAAGGTAAATTTTGGAAAATCCAAAGTAAACATAAAGGAGATGTAGGGacataaaaaaatagaaatggcTATTTCACCACTGCTCTGGAATAATTTTTGAGATTTCACGAAATTTATAGATTTTACAGAATAATTCCTATTTTACATTGTAATGTTCGTTTCTATTATCATATTTTTTGGTTAActaatttgaaaatatttttatttGCTAATAACAAaccattttattttttctaatttaAGTTTTCTTTATaaaagtttgaattatttaaatatACATTTCTTTAAGATTTTAATTTTAAGATTCTTGGGTTTTACCTTTACATCTATTTGAATACCACAAACGTGAAATCAATGATTATATATATGAGGGACATCTCTCGAACGCTAGCTCACAAGCGTTCGCTCAATAGCCTTTCAAAGTGACactttttttacacacgccatccCTCTCCGGCTTCCGAATTTTTCTTTTTAAAATTAAGGAGCTCGTCAGGCCCTGAATTTCTTTTCCCAATAAAAATGTAACACATTCACATGTCACAAAATGGAAGGAGCACCCGCCATGGTACACCACAGTGTCACAACGCGCTAAAATCATATGTACTTCTTTTACATTGGACAACTCTAGGTCAACCTCGCCGCCATGCCCTTGATCTTCCAAAACCACCAGCATGGCATCCTTCGGCGAACCTCCTTCCTACAGCACAGTGTTGATTCACTAGTCAGCCCCCTCTCACACCCCTCATCCTCCCTCATTGTCCTCTCCTGACTAGTAAGAAATGTTTTTTTCCTATCAACTTGCCAATGGACGGACTACGTTTGAGTTTATAAGCCGCCCTTGACTTTTATAGTCAAACTAAGAAAATAATAATTTTTATATGATAAAAAATATACCGATTCGTATTTGAAAATTTTCAGTGGGATAATATGTGCGACATAGAACACATATTTTGTTGCTCGAAATCATGGTAGAAGTTGGCCTCGAAATTTGAGGAGGACTTATAAACCCAAACAGAAGGAGTTTATCGATATCTTTttgtaaacttggtcaaacttcaaACATCTGACTTAAGAAAAAATATGTATGAGAGTAATTAACAATACTAAAAAAAACTAGCCTAAATGAGATCACAATGTCaaaaaaacgttgaccaacgggggaatgaaccctcccttggctatacgttgttaggtaggatgagacttTCCCGGTTTATTCGCCCCTGCTGCGAAATTACCGCGCATGaggattcgaacccgggtgggctggctgcacactcgcttgccttgccactgagctagagcTCAGTTCTCGAGATCACAATGTCAAAGATCTCGGACTGACTGCAGGAAATAATCAGTAGATTATATATGACCAGTTAAACGCCAGGTCGATCCATGGCTGGGGTGTACACAAATGGCATGCACGACGCATGAATATACATTGCCAGCGGCGGCGTGAACTGTGCCGATCTGTAATATTATCCTCTGAATTAATCAAATTGGTTGAGCCCGAGACTTCGAGTTTTCAACTCTAGGTAGGTCACGATCGAGGAAATGGTAAGCTGCGCGTACGTCAATGCCGGCACCGCCTGGCTACCCTGAATCCCTGATCCGACATGTTGACGCCGACACGCCGCTAAGCTGGACATGGCCACTCTGACTACCCTGTGGAGCTTAATCTACCCCTAGAAAGACAATTAATCCAAGTTAAGTTGTGCGGTGCAGACCTCACAATATTTTTTACTATTATCTTTTCTTCACTAGGCTCCCCAAAAACGGGACTGATCATCATTTAACATAACAACGGAACAACAAGAAAAGTTCAGACATTCATGTGCAAACTGAGAAGTAAACTACAGCGCGAAAGTTAACGtttcgggagagagagggggttatCTACTAGTTTAAGCACAAGCAAACCAAACAAAAGAGACCATCCCTACCTAACCAGCCAAAACAGACTATTACAACAAGCAAGCCGCGAAATGATCTGGAGGAAATTTGCAGATGCTATCGGCACCGAACGCTTACTTCCCAGCACAGCATCCCAGTTTTTTAAACTGCGGCAATCCAGGTCTCTTCACACCAGCTACTTCAGTgaccttctttctttcttttttaaaaGCGGGGCAAAAGATTTTCCACTattcattaattaaggagaagtaTCTTGACAAGACAAAAGCAAAGATAAAAAGTTTATAATGCGAATTACTCTCCCAAAAGTACAATACTCAAGTGCTTGGCGCCCGCGGCCACCCAAAGACTTGCCTCATCCTTGCCTTAAGAAGTAGCGTTGTTGGGGCGGATTTATTTCGGAAGACCCTCGCTTTCCTTTCATTACAAATAGTCCAAGAAGTGAGCATAGTGATGGAGGCCATGGCCTTGTGGTTTGGAGAGTTATAGGTCGACATGCTTGCCCACCAAGCGTGAATGGAAAGATCCGGCGTCCACGAGTTGGTGTCGATAGGCTCATTCCCAATCCAACCTTTGATCATACCCCAAAGCATTTTTGTGCACGTAGAGACAATGTGAGAAAAGGTGTGATGTCGTTTCTTGAGATTGCTTACAAAGAGGGCAAAGGCCACAATTTGTCCGTCCCCTTCTCTCAGGCCTATCCGCTGTCCAAAGCCTATTTTGGATAGCCaatcaagcaaaaaaaaaaatcttgggcGGCGCCTAAATCTTCCAAACCATCTTGTTCATGAGGGTGTTAGTGGCACCAAAGAATTGGGACTTACAGGCGGAGGTTGTTGTGTATTCACCGCTTTTCGTTAAGTTCCACACAATCGAATTGTCGACGTCTTCACTAAGGTTCACATCTTGGAGCTCCCTCCAAAGGGAGATGAATTCACGAATATGAGGGATTGTCAACTTTCCATCCATCTTGATCTTGGAGATTGTTGGATAACTGTTGGTGTATCTGTTAGtctgtcttcttgttctctgttgtggTCCATCTAgcccagcccagtcctgacctatataaggtgcctctatctctgtaaccctaagctgagagagttcctccctgcagccaccttctacctcaggttaggccctcacctgtgcccacatggtatcagagcaaggggcaGTGAGGGCAACGACGGGAAAGACTGCCGATCTGGAAGCCTAGGCTGCTGTGGTGgctgggaggaagaggaagggagcaggctgctgcggcggcaaggaggggaaggcagtgacgagtaaggagacgaagagggCATCCTGCGGGTAAGCCCTTTGGTGTTTCTGAGAGGTTAGTTTGGTGTCAAGCATGGGGGACAACGGGGATTTGGCCAAGGCTCTGGAGAAGCTGGCAGAACTTATCACTaccaaaggagatggaggaggaggatctgctggagggggagcaatcgttccccataccaacatcggtcagaaacttgagctgccaGCGAATGATATCAAGTTGGAAGGAGTGACCAACTATCTCCGGTGGTCAAGGAGGGCGCTGCTGATTTTAAACTCGAAAGGGCTGGATGAACGTGTGAGTGGTGAAGTTGCAGAACCAGCAGACAAGGCCAGTCCGGAATGGAAACAGTGGAATGCCATAAATTATTTTATTGTGGCATGGTTGCTTAATTCTTTGGTTCATAACATTGCTGCTTCTGTAGaggcactcacaaaagcttcagAGGTATGGGACACCCTATTAAATCTCTATTCTGGAAAGGGGAACATTATGTTGATCGCTGAGATTGAGGATAAAGTGCATGActtgcaacaaggaaacaaaactgtgatgacatatgtggctgagttgcagcatctttggggagatttagatcatgttgatcctctggaacttgcccatggggaatgtgtgagtgctgctagctggattgaacgtcggtgagtcatgaagttcttgaaagGTCTTAATCAAGATTTTGAGGGGAGAAAGGCCGCTTTACTGCATCAAACCACTACTCCTTCTCTCAAAGCAGCCATTGCAGCTATGTCCAGAGAGGAAGTACGTCTGAATATGACAAAGGGAAGTGATTCTGTCCCTCATCCGACCTTCTACACTACCGAGAGACAAGAGATGAGAGACTGCTATACTTGTGGACAGAAGGGACACTTGAAGCATGAGTGTACCTCCTTTGCTACACCCAGtagggggagaggaggatacacacatggcagaggaagctacagaggaagaggtgatggcAGAGGTGGTGGACAACCATATGGACAACAGTATGGAAGAGGTGGTGGACAGCAGTATGGCAGAGGTGGTGGGCAGCCATATGGACATCAGTATGGCAGAGGTGGTGGACATCAGTATGACAGAAGTGGTGGACAGCAGCACGCTATATCACCCAAGGCACATATGGCAGTAGCTTGAGAGCCAACTACTAGTACCTCTCAGggacaatcaaaggaagaaggacaaagtgaagcaacctttgggaactttgctcactatgtctacaaagatgaaggtaatattgatcgagtttctatagccactcataatgctaattcagattggattcttgattctggagcatccaaacatgttactgGGAATATTAGTGAGTTTGACTCTTATACTCAGTATCCTTCCACACATAGAGGCACTATCCAAACAGCAGATGGCACAACACAATCTATAAAAGGGGAGGGGTCGGTGCAATGTACACCCAACATAAAATTGTCATTAGTTCTACATGTTCCTGCTTTTCAAGTAAATCTGCTATCTCTAAGTGCCCTGATTGATCAGCAGGACTACCGTATAATAGTTGATAGATATATGTGCTTAATTCAGGAAAGGGAGAGCAAGCAAGAAGATTGGGACCTGCAACTGGCATAGAGGTCTTTGGCACATAGATCGTGACAAGATGGGGCATGATGCTAGTTCTGTGCTTGCTGCGATTGTTGGAGCAAAGGAGAGTATGTCACTAGTTCATCATTGTCGAATGGGCCACATGGCGTTTGATAAAATGTTTCGAGTTTTTCCTGATATAATGAATGGAGTGGACAAAACCAAATTATGTTGTGATGCATGCGAATATGCTAAGCATACTCGAACCTCTTATGTTAGTAGAGGGATCAGAAGTGTATCCCCATTTGTGTTAGTGCACTCTGATGTATGGACGTGTCCTGTTGTGTCAGTAAGTGGCATGAAGTACTTTGTGACTTTTATTGACTGCTATTTCAGAATGACTTGGATTTATCTTATGTGTCACAAAGATGAAGTGTTCACTTGTTTTCAGAGTTTTTGTGCCTATGTGAAAAACCAATTCAATGTTCAGGTGCAAGTGATCAGAACTGATAATGGTACTGAATATATCAACAAACCTTTTGCTGCTTTCTTATCTTCGCAAGGTATACCGCACCGTACTTCATGTCCCGACACTCCTCCCCGAATGGAGTTGCTGAGCGGAAGAATAGGAACATTCTTGAAGTGGCTCGAtctcttatgtttaccatgaatgttcCCAAATTCTTATGGAGTGAGGCGATTATGACTGCTACGTATTTGATCAACGTAATGCCTTCAAAGATTCTAGGTATGCAGCCTCCTTGCCAACTCCTTCTAAATAACAATGACTTTGTTGTACCACCCAAACTCTTTGGTCAGTACAGGTTTTGTAAGGGATCACGGACCATCTCGTTGGCAAGCTAGATCATCGGGCTATCAAATGTATCTTTATTGGCTATTCCTCCGCATGTAAGggttacaagtgttggagtcccactgacaggaggacatttgtaagcatggatgttacgtttcgtgagtcagaaccattttatgactgtgagagtgatcttagtggcttgttccaggggcttgaaaatcttggtgatgctcaagagggggagcaacatcaaggtggtgatcaagagcagcaacatggtgaccaacaacaacatcaacaaatCCCTATTGTTGTGGAGATTCCTGCAATTCCTGGTACACCTACACCACCTAGACCCGACCAACACAAAGATGGCTGCAGAATCCTCTTGTATACTCTAGAAGACAAGTACAAAGGGAACAAGTAGATGCACTAGAGGAACAATAAGACCAGGGGCAGGGGGAGCAACCCATTGGACATGAAAATCAAGGAAGCACAAGTGTAGATTCTGCTGAGGAGAATCAATCTCAGACTGAGTCCAATAATATCCTAGACTTGCCAATTGCAATAAGGAAAGGGATAAGGAAAGTTGGGCCCCCAAAGCGACTGAGTTATGATGA encodes:
- the LOC124652218 gene encoding probable calcium-binding protein CML25/26, which encodes MATAAVVQASSVFAAFDKDGDGKVSADELRGSMTAALGEEVSEEEAAAILATVDADGDGLLDQEEFSRLAEGVAGDEADDDEVRRRCLKEAFAMYATEGGDEGARITPASLMRMLDKLLESSTEKMELEECRAMICRFDLNGDGVLSFDEFMVMMMGNV